CGGGGGAGAGCACGATGACGATCGTCCGCGCGGACGCCGCGTTCGCGGCTCGGCTGGGACACCGCGGGGAACGCGTCGTCGAGACCCCACCGGGCGCAGTGCTGTCGTGGCCCGCGCTCCACCTGCTCGCGGAGCACGGGTGGCGGTGGCGGCCGGCGGCGGCAGCGGGGGACGCGGGCGCGCCGGTCGGTGACCTCCTCCACGTCGACCTGACGGTCGAGCACGCTCCGTCGCCGCGCACCCTGCTCGGTCCCGCGTCGGAACGCTTCCTCGCGGCCCTCGGCCGACGACCGTCGTGGTCGCGGTACGAGGGCGACGCGCCGCTCACCCCGGCGGCCCTGACCGAGGTCGCTGAACGTCGTTCCCCCGCGCCGACGACGCTCGTCGTCGGCGGTGCCGACCGGGGCGTCGGCGGGCTGCTCGTCGTCGAGCGCGGCCCGCGGTCGGTGTTCGAGACCCTCGGTGTCGTGGTCACGGTCGAAGACCTGCGCGGCCTGCGTGACGGACTGCAGGCGGGCCTCCGGTCGGCGGGTCTGGGTCGCCACCCGCAGTCCGAGCTGACGTCGACCGGCTGGTCGCGAACAACCTGGACTTCAACCACGGTGCAATCCAGGAGTGGTTGCGCTCGGACCAGGGAACGGGCAAGCCGACATCGACCGAAGGATTCGACTGGCCGGCGGATCGTGTCGTGGGCCGCGGATACGAACCAGGTCGGGTCCCGCCGATGAACGACGACACCGTGGTTCGCGTCGTGCTTCGCTGGACCCCGGGCGGCGAGCCACCGTACCGGGTCATCACCAGCTATCCGAAGGCGACGGTGGAGAAGTGAACGACGTCGAGCGACGGGCACTCATCGCAAAGGTCCCGCACGTCCGGAATCTCCTCGGAGCCGTGTTCAACTACGACTGGGACCTGGACCACGAGGACGCTGAGGCCGCCTACGCGTCGGTGTTCGACGATCTCGGTGCCGAAGCACGAGCCGAGTACGAGCGTGAGGCGCAGGTTCTCGCGCGGGAGCTGACGTCTGCGACCGAAGTCCAGGAGTTCCTGAACCTCGTCGGATCCGGGCTCGCACCCAGTCTGCACCTCGGGGTGCCGCTCGCTGACTGGCCGCGGTCCCTGGTCCGTAGGATCCAGCAGTCGAAGTGAGCCACGACGGCCCCGGACTTCGCCGCGCGGTGCATCCGTTGTTCCTCCGTCGTCGCTCTGACGTCGTACCCGATCGGGGAGATGGGATGACGGGGAGCGACGACTGCGTCAACGAGCGGGGCAGTCGCGAGCGGAGAGCGTTGCGCACACATGACAGGAGACACACCTCAATTACGACTGGGAGCTCGACCATGCCGACGTCGAAGCGGCGTACGCCGACGCGTTCGACGGTCTCACCGCTGACGCTCGGAATGACTGGGCCGAGCAGGCCAAGGTCCTGCAGAAGGAACTGTCCGACGATCACGCAGTGCGGAAGTTCCTGCGGTACGTCGGAACCGGGCTGTCGCCCGAGCGCAACCTGGGGCTGTCGCCGAAACGCTGGCTGGACACGCTCGTCGAGCGTCTGGAACGCACTTGACGAGCGTCCTCGGGGACCGACCTCACCTCGCTCCGGACGTCGGCATCCATGCCCATGCCTCCTTGCCCGCAGACGGCTGATCCCGGCAGCGACGAAGATCCACACCACTCCACCACGAAGAAGGAGCACATCGTGCCGCACAGCGTCAGGACCGGGACCTCGGTGTTCACCGGCGGGACCGACGAGGCCGACCGGATCGTCGCGGCCGGCCTCGATGCCAACCACCTGCGCATCCGCGCATGGGTCGCCGACGACTGCCCCAAGCCGCTCCGGGTCTTCGCGGTCCCAGGCGGTGTCACGGGGCGTGGGATGCCGTTCGGCACGATCCATGACCTCGATGCCGTGCGCGTGGTCCTGACCGCGGCGCCGGACCGGCCGTCGGGCTACACGATCCTGACAGCGTACCCGGCGCCGGCCAGCATCACGGCG
The Curtobacterium citreum genome window above contains:
- a CDS encoding RNase A-like domain-containing protein; the protein is MRSDQGTGKPTSTEGFDWPADRVVGRGYEPGRVPPMNDDTVVRVVLRWTPGGEPPYRVITSYPKATVEK
- a CDS encoding contact-dependent growth inhibition system immunity protein, whose protein sequence is MNDVERRALIAKVPHVRNLLGAVFNYDWDLDHEDAEAAYASVFDDLGAEARAEYEREAQVLARELTSATEVQEFLNLVGSGLAPSLHLGVPLADWPRSLVRRIQQSK
- a CDS encoding contact-dependent growth inhibition system immunity protein; translation: MPHSVRTGTSVFTGGTDEADRIVAAGLDANHLRIRAWVADDCPKPLRVFAVPGGVTGRGMPFGTIHDLDAVRVVLTAAPDRPSGYTILTAYPAPASITATNFPAFDDFVGAYFHQDWADAPYGGPDALEHFLAISSPDEQRALLTNVRDLDEALPDAAALGGRLVELDCNYVPEDDGLDDRAWLRKVADRIEQELAA